GTGAGACCATCCATGTAGCAGATCCTGTCGGTCGTTGCCTCATCATAAGAACCAGCCACGAAGTGCCAGTTCTCGGCGCCCACCGCGGTGTTGGTTACATAGCAAAACGGGGCTCCAATATAGAAATATATCGTTGCCGTATCCTCATCGGCCACCATGCTCATTCCATATGTGGCGTCACCCCCTCCCCCAACCTTTCCTTTAGAAAGAATCGCTCTCTCGTCTGACTCAATCACATCGGGCCGAACACGCGCCGTGATCGAAACAGCNNNNNNNNNNNNNNNNNNNACAGCTGTGTCCATATCAAAAGCAGTGTACTCGCCAATGTGAAGGTAGTCGCCATTCCCATCAAAGGTCAGGAATGTCTGATCCCCGTCGCTTCCCAAGGACGGAGTTCCCTCCAATCCTCCCGGATGTTCGTGGCCACTACTGTCGAGCACGTAGTAGGTCTCGATCCCGACAAGCTCATCCATCCTCCACCACCCCACCAGCGAGCTGTCCGTGGAAAACGACCAGACGGGGGAGTAGGCGGAGCAATCGGTGCCGCCGTCGCCGTAGCATGTGCGCATTTCCCAGTAATAAGTTGAGGACGATGAGAGTGATTCGATCACATAGTAGGTCTGGCTTGAATCATCAATTTCAACAAAGGCACCTTTTGCGCAATCAAGTGAATCAAGATTCGAGGTTGATACACAGAGATCATAATGCGAAAATATTTTGGTCGAGTCCAAACTACCGACCTCCCACGACAAAAACGCGCGGGTGGGGGGGAGTTCAAGGCCGTTTGACGGCGTGAGTTGCGCCGGCACGTCATCCGCGGCGCAAGAAATTCCCGCGGCAGTTTCACCATCTTGGCAGAAATCCCGTATCTCCTGCGTGGAAAGGGCGCGGTCGTAAACTGCCACTTCGTCGATAATACCATTGAAAAATGATTTTAAACCATCTGTAGAGTTCTTCCCCGCCCCGATCCGGAGAGGTTCACTGGAGTCCCACATCGCTGTGAAATCCCCGACCTCCGAGCCGCCCACCTGGACGAGATCGCCGTTGACGTAAACCCTCAAGGACTCACCTCCCCCGCCGCCGTCCCAGACCCCCACCAGGTGGACCCAAGTATCTACCGACAGATCTTCAGCCGCCTCCGAAGAGGTAATATAGTCAGAGCCGGTATCAAAGACCGCAACCTGCGGATCGGTTCCTCTAACCTGCAGACGGAAGCTCGCGTCGGAAGGGTCTCCGTCCAGGTACTGTGAGATCACATAATGGTCGTCACCCGTCATAAGACTGGACGGATTCACCCAAGCCTCGAGCGTTAGGGCGGACGTATGGAAATCGGGTCTTCCAGATGCCTGTGAGACTGCCACGAGGTCATTTGTCCCGTTAAACTGAAGCGCCCCGCTGGAAACGCCGGATGTCCAGCCGCTAGTTGAACCAATGTCCCCTTGAAGTGTTCCATCGCCCCCATATCCACTCGAATCCTCTGCCGTCGTCCCGCTCCCCTCATCAAACCTCCACCACCCCACCAGGCCGGTGTCGGAGGTGGTAAAGGTCTGGCAGTCGCTGGTCGAGGCGGTTCCGCCATTGCTGTCGCTCAACGCAACGGTGTAGGAATAATCGGTGCGAGGGTTTAAAGTATCCGGGTCAATGGAAACCGTGGACGTAGAGGACGGATAAGACGTATAGTCGCCGGAACAACCGGTGCCCTCGTAGAGACGCACCTCTGCCGTTACCGTGTCGTCCAAGCCGTCGGTTGAATCGGACTGACTCCACGAGACCGTAATGCCGCTGGCCGGGTCCTGCCCAAATTCAGTTGTTGTAGAACCATCAAAGCTCGGATTGTAATTCACCTGTATGGTCACACTCCCCGTGGCGGTAAAGGTGCTGGAAGTCCCTGTTCGGGTCGCGGTCAGCGTATAAGTGGTTGTGGTGGAAGGAGTGACGCTGGTGGCACCGGAAGAGGCACTCAAAGTTCCCACGCTGTTGTCAACCGAAAGCGAGGTGTAATTATTCGCCTCCCATGTGAGGCTTGCCGAACCGCCATTTTGAATCAGCGCGGATGTCCCAAACGACGCG
The Deltaproteobacteria bacterium genome window above contains:
- a CDS encoding LamG domain-containing protein, yielding AVSITARVRPDVIESDERAILSKGKVGGGGDATYGMSMVADEDTATIYFYIGAPFCYVTNTAVGAENWHFVAGSYDEATTDRICYMDGLTGTDNETATSLTPNDTPLRIGWDGAAGRYFPGLIDEVALYNKALSEEEIQNAYCAVEALASADLTTDGCL
- a CDS encoding DUF4215 domain-containing protein, encoding VNSTQTTDDSKTTTISFTASMIEYDDSVSEDILADISVDILPDLDLDDDGYSNFDELDQGSDPNDASDLPIICGNSIEDTGEACDDGNTTAGDGCSETCQVETAAPVCGNGTAESGEDCDDGNTVSGDGCSSGCKSESVTITVNNLTDGETVQDTESISADASSNTADIKRLIITSPVLTDTNILPDVFDTTWDTTDTSNYPEDQSTTLTFYAEDKEGNRAYKTVSVLVDNTPNIASFGTSALIQNGGSASLTWEANNYTSLSVDNSVGTLSASSGATSVTPSTTTTYTLTATRTGTSSTFTATGSVTIQVNYNPSFDGSTTTEFGQDPASGITVSWSQSDSTDGLDDTVTAEVRLYEGTGCSGDYTSYPSSTSTVSIDPDTLNPRTDYSYTVALSDSNGGTASTSDCQTFTTSDTGLVGWWRFDEGSGTTAEDSSGYGGDGTLQGDIGSTSGWTSGVSSGALQFNGTNDLVAVSQASGRPDFHTSALTLEAWVNPSSLMTGDDHYVISQYLDGDPSDASFRLQVRGTDPQVAVFDTGSDYITSSEAAEDLSVDTWVHLVGVWDGGGGGESLRVYVNGDLVQVGGSEVGDFTAMWDSSEPLRIGAGKNSTDGLKSFFNGIIDEVAVYDRALSTQEIRDFCQDGETAAGISCAADDVPAQLTPSNGLELPPTRAFLSWEVGSLDSTKIFSHYDLCVSTSNLDSLDCAKGAFVEIDDSSQTYYVIESLSSSSTYYWEMRTCYGDGGTDCSAYSPVWSFSTDSSLVGWWRMDELVGIETYYVLDSSGHEHPGGLEGTPSLGSDGDQTFLTFDGNGDYLHIGEYTAFDMDTAV